In Oreochromis niloticus isolate F11D_XX unplaced genomic scaffold, O_niloticus_UMD_NMBU tig00008345_pilon, whole genome shotgun sequence, the following are encoded in one genomic region:
- the LOC109200707 gene encoding RING finger protein 145 isoform X3 has protein sequence MDEVIYCVAVCVVCYGVSETVFGEWSVMGSTIILVHSYYNVWLRAQLGWQSFLLRRDAVNKIKSLPTASNTQLEQYNDICAICFQDMTSAVFTPCSHFFHAGCLMPSLSFTTKSQSPTNSGATRGTPAANQNPAGQEEGTLLDDRKEGASVEQEGDNETATSAGETSSSTSPTGMSAPLPIVKPPLSSSSCSSSPLATDSVLHQSPADHPSASSFSTSYTSDTPDAPASLCHSVSTFHQPTSQRSFPLSVRMLKILKILVVLM, from the exons ATGGATGAAGTCATATATTGT GTTGCGGTGTGCGTGGTGTGCTATGGTGTATCAGAGACTGTATTTGGCGAGTGGAGTGTGATGGGAAGCACCATCATCTTGGTCCACTCGTACTATAACGTCTGGCTCAGAGCCCAGCTGGGCTGGCAGAGCTTCCTGCTCAGGAGAGATGCTGTAAACAAGATAAAAAGCCTCCCTACAGCTAGCAATACACAGCTGGAGCAGTATAATGACATCTGTGCTATCTGCTTCCAG GACATGACCAGTGCTGTGTTCACTCCGTGCAGTCATTTCTTCCACGCTGGCTGTCTGATGCCCTCTCTGTCGTTCACAACCAAGAGCCAATCACCAACTAACAGTGGAGCTACCCGAGGTACacctgcagccaatcagaacccTGCAGGACAGGAAGAAGGCACTCTACTGGATGACAGGAAAGAGGGAGCGTCAGTagagcaggagggagataaTGAAACTGCCACATCAGCTGGGGAAACCTCCTCTTCCACCTCCCCCACTGGCATGTCTGCTCCCCTGCCCATCGTCAAACCTCCATTATCATCTTcctcttgttcttcttctcctcttgcaACTGATTCTGTGCTCCACCAGTCCCCTGCAGATCACCCTTCTGCATCTTCTTTCTCTACCTCTTACACATCAGACACACCCGACGCTCCTGCATCTCTCTGCCATTCTGTCTCCACCTTTCACCAACCAACTTCACAG AGGTCCTTCCCCTTGAGtgtgaggatgttgaagatattGAAGATATTGGTagtcctgatgtga
- the LOC109200707 gene encoding RING finger protein 145 isoform X1 — MAYMICQFFHMDFWLLIIISSSILTSLQVAVCVVCYGVSETVFGEWSVMGSTIILVHSYYNVWLRAQLGWQSFLLRRDAVNKIKSLPTASNTQLEQYNDICAICFQDMTSAVFTPCSHFFHAGCLMPSLSFTTKSQSPTNSGATRGTPAANQNPAGQEEGTLLDDRKEGASVEQEGDNETATSAGETSSSTSPTGMSAPLPIVKPPLSSSSCSSSPLATDSVLHQSPADHPSASSFSTSYTSDTPDAPASLCHSVSTFHQPTSQRSFPLSVRMLKILKILVVLM; from the exons ATGGCTTATATGATCTGCCAGTTCTTCCACATGGACTTCTGgcttctcatcatcatctcctcctcaatCCTCACCTCTCTCCAG GTTGCGGTGTGCGTGGTGTGCTATGGTGTATCAGAGACTGTATTTGGCGAGTGGAGTGTGATGGGAAGCACCATCATCTTGGTCCACTCGTACTATAACGTCTGGCTCAGAGCCCAGCTGGGCTGGCAGAGCTTCCTGCTCAGGAGAGATGCTGTAAACAAGATAAAAAGCCTCCCTACAGCTAGCAATACACAGCTGGAGCAGTATAATGACATCTGTGCTATCTGCTTCCAG GACATGACCAGTGCTGTGTTCACTCCGTGCAGTCATTTCTTCCACGCTGGCTGTCTGATGCCCTCTCTGTCGTTCACAACCAAGAGCCAATCACCAACTAACAGTGGAGCTACCCGAGGTACacctgcagccaatcagaacccTGCAGGACAGGAAGAAGGCACTCTACTGGATGACAGGAAAGAGGGAGCGTCAGTagagcaggagggagataaTGAAACTGCCACATCAGCTGGGGAAACCTCCTCTTCCACCTCCCCCACTGGCATGTCTGCTCCCCTGCCCATCGTCAAACCTCCATTATCATCTTcctcttgttcttcttctcctcttgcaACTGATTCTGTGCTCCACCAGTCCCCTGCAGATCACCCTTCTGCATCTTCTTTCTCTACCTCTTACACATCAGACACACCCGACGCTCCTGCATCTCTCTGCCATTCTGTCTCCACCTTTCACCAACCAACTTCACAG AGGTCCTTCCCCTTGAGtgtgaggatgttgaagatattGAAGATATTGGTagtcctgatgtga
- the LOC109200707 gene encoding RING finger protein 145 isoform X2: protein MHQHCLCLTVSDLLPHQVAVCVVCYGVSETVFGEWSVMGSTIILVHSYYNVWLRAQLGWQSFLLRRDAVNKIKSLPTASNTQLEQYNDICAICFQDMTSAVFTPCSHFFHAGCLMPSLSFTTKSQSPTNSGATRGTPAANQNPAGQEEGTLLDDRKEGASVEQEGDNETATSAGETSSSTSPTGMSAPLPIVKPPLSSSSCSSSPLATDSVLHQSPADHPSASSFSTSYTSDTPDAPASLCHSVSTFHQPTSQRSFPLSVRMLKILKILVVLM, encoded by the exons ATGCATCAGCACTGTCTCTGCCTCACTGTCAGTGATTTGTTACCTCACCAGGTTGCGGTGTGCGTGGTGTGCTATGGTGTATCAGAGACTGTATTTGGCGAGTGGAGTGTGATGGGAAGCACCATCATCTTGGTCCACTCGTACTATAACGTCTGGCTCAGAGCCCAGCTGGGCTGGCAGAGCTTCCTGCTCAGGAGAGATGCTGTAAACAAGATAAAAAGCCTCCCTACAGCTAGCAATACACAGCTGGAGCAGTATAATGACATCTGTGCTATCTGCTTCCAG GACATGACCAGTGCTGTGTTCACTCCGTGCAGTCATTTCTTCCACGCTGGCTGTCTGATGCCCTCTCTGTCGTTCACAACCAAGAGCCAATCACCAACTAACAGTGGAGCTACCCGAGGTACacctgcagccaatcagaacccTGCAGGACAGGAAGAAGGCACTCTACTGGATGACAGGAAAGAGGGAGCGTCAGTagagcaggagggagataaTGAAACTGCCACATCAGCTGGGGAAACCTCCTCTTCCACCTCCCCCACTGGCATGTCTGCTCCCCTGCCCATCGTCAAACCTCCATTATCATCTTcctcttgttcttcttctcctcttgcaACTGATTCTGTGCTCCACCAGTCCCCTGCAGATCACCCTTCTGCATCTTCTTTCTCTACCTCTTACACATCAGACACACCCGACGCTCCTGCATCTCTCTGCCATTCTGTCTCCACCTTTCACCAACCAACTTCACAG AGGTCCTTCCCCTTGAGtgtgaggatgttgaagatattGAAGATATTGGTagtcctgatgtga